A stretch of the Flavobacterium aquiphilum genome encodes the following:
- a CDS encoding replicative DNA helicase: METQIKPYSKNNYQVGKVLQLEKGKVPPQAIELEEAILGAMMIDPASIDELFQVFSSEEVFYRDNHKFIFRAIKTLVDSSKQVDLLTVSAELRIQGNLDYAGGDFYLIGLTQKVASGAHINYHAHIVLQSFMRRKVIQIASESIEAAYDDTIDVFSLLDRMDTESAMINDVVSRGKSDMSFSEALEHVMKNVEVLSNAKDGEVLGVKTGFTKLDRHFGGWQPSDFVVIGARPGMGKTAFTINTMIAAAKDGVGVGFVSMEMSTIQLAIRSVAVNSNFHLNQLTKTGFDKVQYFNTLRAKVDEMKSLPIYIDERPALTIGEIKRKARLLKRKYDIKELIVDYIQLAGGDDDIRKRTGQTSQGLKALAKELNITVIGLAQLSRAVESTSSKRPMLNHLKESGDIEQDADIVAFLFRPAYYGMGPDESILSDGCNTEFIVAKYRAGGLGTLGLHFDENKTKFTDQEVVEEISHLSSLPYMNPGDVFDVDVEHDNGIDF; this comes from the coding sequence ATGGAAACTCAAATCAAACCATATTCAAAAAATAATTACCAAGTCGGAAAGGTTTTACAGTTGGAAAAAGGAAAAGTGCCGCCTCAGGCAATCGAATTGGAGGAAGCAATTTTGGGAGCGATGATGATTGATCCGGCAAGTATCGACGAATTGTTTCAGGTGTTTTCTTCTGAGGAAGTTTTTTACCGTGACAATCACAAATTTATTTTCAGAGCAATTAAGACTTTAGTTGACAGTTCTAAACAGGTTGATTTACTTACGGTTTCTGCTGAATTGAGAATACAAGGGAATTTGGATTATGCGGGCGGTGATTTTTATTTGATTGGATTAACTCAAAAAGTGGCTTCGGGAGCGCATATAAATTACCACGCTCATATCGTTTTGCAAAGCTTTATGCGAAGAAAAGTAATTCAAATTGCAAGCGAATCTATTGAAGCGGCCTACGATGATACGATTGATGTATTTTCTCTTTTGGACAGAATGGATACAGAAAGTGCGATGATAAATGATGTTGTTTCCCGAGGTAAAAGCGATATGAGTTTTTCTGAAGCATTGGAACATGTCATGAAAAATGTTGAAGTTTTATCGAATGCAAAAGACGGTGAAGTCTTGGGGGTTAAGACAGGATTCACAAAGTTAGATAGGCATTTTGGAGGTTGGCAACCTAGTGATTTCGTCGTTATTGGGGCACGCCCTGGTATGGGAAAAACAGCCTTTACGATTAACACGATGATTGCGGCTGCGAAAGATGGTGTTGGTGTTGGTTTTGTTTCGATGGAAATGAGTACGATACAATTGGCTATTCGTTCGGTGGCTGTGAATAGTAATTTTCATTTGAATCAGTTGACTAAAACTGGATTCGATAAAGTGCAATATTTTAATACGTTGCGTGCTAAAGTTGACGAAATGAAGTCGTTGCCGATATATATCGATGAACGCCCAGCTCTTACCATTGGTGAAATAAAAAGAAAGGCTAGGCTTTTGAAACGTAAGTACGATATCAAAGAATTGATTGTTGATTATATTCAGCTGGCTGGCGGTGATGATGATATCAGAAAGCGAACAGGACAAACCTCACAAGGTTTGAAAGCTTTGGCAAAAGAATTGAATATCACTGTGATTGGTTTGGCTCAATTGAGTAGAGCAGTTGAAAGTACATCTAGCAAACGCCCGATGTTGAATCATTTGAAAGAAAGCGGTGATATTGAACAGGATGCTGATATAGTGGCTTTTCTTTTCCGTCCTGCTTACTACGGCATGGGACCGGATGAAAGCATTCTTTCGGACGGATGTAATACTGAGTTCATCGTGGCAAAGTATAGAGCTGGTGGATTGGGGACTTTAGGATTGCACTTTGATGAAAACAAAACAAAGTTTACAGATCAGGAAGTTGTTGAAGAAATATCACATCTTAGTTCATTGCCTTATATGAATCCTGGTGATGTATTTGATGTTGATGTTGAACATGATAACGGAATTGATTTTTAG
- a CDS encoding helix-turn-helix domain-containing protein, giving the protein MNQPNFYAIIPANIRYDDFLKPNAKLLYGEITALCGREGFCWAGNEYFAELYKVSLETISRWISQLANRGYLVVEIHKKEGNKRQIFLKEATPDLLTKKSIPIDKKINRVLTKKSIPIDKKIKSNIRMNNTINNTMNREEKALAFFEKNSPSEWDNFQMRFMKNFDLKEWEKFKELFNCKIDEEGLEFTTKIISARLTRFAINYIQNLNKEKTKIPASELNYKSMPSSKKLD; this is encoded by the coding sequence ATGAATCAGCCAAATTTTTACGCTATCATTCCGGCAAATATTCGGTATGATGATTTTTTGAAGCCTAATGCAAAGCTTTTGTATGGTGAAATTACGGCTTTGTGTGGTCGTGAGGGCTTTTGTTGGGCTGGTAACGAGTATTTTGCTGAATTGTATAAAGTGTCGCTGGAAACGATTTCTCGCTGGATATCTCAGCTGGCAAACCGTGGTTATTTGGTTGTCGAAATCCATAAAAAAGAGGGAAATAAAAGACAGATTTTCCTTAAAGAAGCTACACCCGACCTATTGACAAAAAAGTCAATACCTATTGACAAAAAGATCAATAGGGTATTGACAAAAAAATCAATACCTATTGACAAAAAGATCAAGTCAAATATAAGGATGAATAATACAATTAATAATACAATGAATAGAGAGGAAAAAGCACTCGCTTTTTTTGAAAAAAATTCACCTTCTGAATGGGATAATTTTCAAATGAGATTTATGAAAAATTTTGATTTGAAAGAATGGGAAAAATTCAAAGAATTATTTAACTGTAAAATTGATGAAGAAGGTTTGGAATTTACCACAAAAATAATTTCGGCAAGATTGACCCGATTTGCGATAAACTACATTCAGAATCTAAACAAAGAAAAAACTAAAATTCCTGCAAGTGAATTGAATTATAAATCAATGCCATCATCCAAAAAATTAGATTAA
- a CDS encoding helix-turn-helix domain-containing protein, with amino-acid sequence MEAIQFIGTTPEALQQMIIDSMRELLRVKEDEVLLTQQEVADFYKVTTQTIIKWQTAGIIKAYGIASERRYKKSELMDNLIQLK; translated from the coding sequence ATGGAAGCGATTCAATTTATAGGTACTACGCCTGAAGCTTTACAGCAAATGATTATTGATTCAATGCGTGAATTGTTACGTGTAAAAGAAGATGAAGTTTTGCTAACTCAGCAAGAAGTCGCTGATTTTTATAAGGTAACGACTCAAACGATAATCAAATGGCAAACGGCTGGAATAATTAAAGCTTATGGTATTGCCAGTGAACGCCGATACAAAAAAAGCGAATTGATGGATAATCTTATCCAATTAAAGTAA
- a CDS encoding 3'-5' exonuclease, protein MLNFLFGFILFIGTIVLIISLFSINKNKSTQNLNFIPNSNAEPYCLIFDIETTGLILDKNIKPSVKSMKENPENFPRIVSISWGVFSRNENLICEGDFLIKQETEIPDHAVKIHGITTEKANTEGIDILDALHKFELDCQKVTTIVGHNIMFDKHVVESEFLRAKLKKPFTNKTTYCTMKMGKEFLKIYKNPTLSELCIGIYGNGIKDQLQLHNSQMDTFFTSKCFFHLKKQKNQNWSRHV, encoded by the coding sequence ATGCTAAATTTTTTATTTGGATTTATTTTATTTATAGGAACTATTGTTTTAATCATCTCACTTTTTTCTATAAACAAAAATAAATCTACACAAAATCTTAACTTCATACCTAATTCTAACGCCGAACCATATTGTTTAATTTTTGATATAGAAACAACAGGTTTAATTTTAGATAAAAATATTAAACCATCAGTTAAAAGCATGAAAGAAAACCCAGAAAACTTCCCTCGAATAGTCAGTATAAGCTGGGGTGTATTTTCAAGAAATGAAAATTTAATTTGTGAAGGGGATTTTTTAATAAAACAAGAAACAGAAATACCAGACCATGCAGTAAAAATTCACGGAATTACAACAGAAAAAGCAAATACAGAAGGAATTGATATTTTAGACGCATTACATAAATTTGAATTAGATTGTCAAAAAGTAACAACAATAGTTGGTCACAACATTATGTTTGATAAACACGTCGTTGAATCTGAATTTTTAAGAGCAAAATTAAAAAAGCCTTTCACCAACAAAACAACATATTGCACTATGAAAATGGGGAAAGAATTTTTAAAAATATATAAAAATCCAACATTATCAGAATTATGTATCGGTATTTATGGAAACGGAATTAAAGATCAATTACAACTTCATAACTCACAAATGGATACATTTTTCACATCCAAGTGCTTTTTTCATTTAAAAAAACAAAAAAACCAAAATTGGAGCAGACATGTTTAA
- a CDS encoding site-specific integrase, which yields MATINFLLQSKNNPANIYVRLSDGRKIDVKTKTNFIIDPADWSDVKQRPKNLKNAALKNLDYDLQELRTNLLNYYNKSAEEKNLNWLKNFLNPVVEKEIPKDLIGYFDYYLKERENELNHRTVLKIKVVQNKLKLFQKEKKTIYLVKDVNDKFKKDFEKYNIDKGYSQNTILSNIKEIKGVCYHASKKGLEINSELATIKTAQKKAVSIYLTFDELEKIEKTDLKIKELQDARDWLIISCYSGQRVSDFMRFKKEMIRTQGKVKLIEFTQQKTGKIMTLPLHPKVLAILEKRKGNFPDATTDPKYNIAIKNVCKKAKLNELVYGGKNDPKTNRKVFKEYPKHELVTSHIGRRSFATNFYGKIPTSLLISATGHSTEQMFLIYIGKSNSDKAIQLADYF from the coding sequence ATGGCGACAATTAATTTCCTGCTTCAGTCCAAAAATAATCCTGCTAATATTTATGTTAGGTTGTCTGATGGCCGAAAAATTGACGTTAAAACCAAAACAAATTTTATTATTGATCCTGCTGATTGGAGCGATGTAAAACAGCGGCCAAAAAACCTGAAAAATGCTGCTTTAAAAAACCTTGATTATGATCTACAGGAACTGCGTACAAATCTACTGAATTATTATAATAAATCGGCTGAAGAAAAAAATCTAAATTGGCTGAAAAATTTTTTAAATCCAGTAGTGGAAAAAGAAATTCCAAAAGATTTGATTGGCTATTTTGATTATTATTTGAAAGAACGTGAAAATGAATTGAATCATCGTACTGTTTTAAAAATAAAAGTCGTTCAGAATAAATTAAAGCTTTTTCAGAAAGAGAAAAAAACAATTTACCTGGTAAAAGATGTTAATGATAAATTCAAAAAAGATTTTGAAAAATATAACATTGATAAGGGGTATTCTCAAAATACGATTCTGAGTAATATTAAAGAAATTAAAGGGGTTTGTTATCATGCATCGAAAAAAGGGTTAGAGATTAATTCTGAATTGGCGACAATAAAAACTGCTCAGAAAAAAGCGGTTAGTATTTATTTGACGTTTGACGAATTGGAAAAAATTGAAAAAACCGACCTGAAAATAAAAGAATTGCAGGATGCTCGGGATTGGCTGATTATAAGTTGCTATTCCGGGCAAAGGGTGTCTGATTTTATGCGTTTTAAAAAAGAAATGATCCGTACACAAGGAAAAGTAAAATTGATTGAATTTACGCAGCAAAAAACGGGTAAAATAATGACTTTGCCGCTACATCCAAAAGTTTTGGCTATATTGGAAAAAAGAAAAGGGAATTTTCCTGATGCGACTACCGATCCCAAATATAATATTGCGATAAAAAATGTTTGCAAAAAAGCGAAACTGAATGAATTGGTTTACGGTGGTAAAAATGATCCTAAAACAAACCGAAAAGTTTTTAAGGAATATCCAAAACACGAACTAGTTACCTCCCATATTGGCAGGCGGTCATTTGCGACAAATTTTTACGGAAAAATACCAACTTCGTTATTAATTTCGGCTACTGGCCATAGTACCGAACAAATGTTTCTTATTTATATTGGAAAAAGTAATTCCGATAAAGCAATTCAATTGGCTGATTATTTTTAA
- a CDS encoding recombinase family protein, translating to MSTIADLYIRVSTDEQAEKGYSQRNQEEVLRKYCTLNFIEIRNVIYEDHSAKTFNRPQWNKLLLGLKKQKNKSDLVLFTKWDRFSRNAGDAYQMISILRKLGIEPQAIEQPLDLSIPENKMMLAFYLAAPEVENDRRALNTFHGMRRAKKEGRYMGTAPFGYANKSKEDGTKYIALVEPAASVMRWIFEELSRGIFNTEQVYHLAVRRGFKRTKSNMWGLIRNPIYCGKIFVPKYKDEESRLVTGQHEPLISEGLFYNVQDVLDGKSRIYRPKIKTIVEFPLRGFFICPKCQKKLQGSKCKGRHKHYYYYHCEAKCKYRINSETANNLFIENLEKYKPIAEVKKLYTSLLYETHRELADNARERKRKLAEQIKDYEVRLGNARDLLLSLKIDPEDYKMMKDDYGERITNLERELSEVVNDKHSIEELLNKGIEKLITLNDTYVDRDLADKRSLIGLIYPENFTIRENKIQTARVNKIIESIYLINNELKCKKNGTKDDFHLLSRRVTSTVAKNKTSNKI from the coding sequence ATGAGTACTATTGCAGATTTATATATACGTGTAAGCACAGATGAGCAAGCAGAAAAAGGTTATTCTCAGAGAAATCAGGAAGAAGTTCTTAGAAAGTATTGTACACTTAATTTTATAGAAATTCGTAATGTTATCTATGAGGATCATTCCGCAAAAACTTTTAATAGACCGCAGTGGAATAAACTGCTCCTTGGTTTAAAAAAACAAAAAAATAAAAGTGATCTGGTATTATTTACAAAGTGGGATAGATTTAGTAGAAATGCAGGGGATGCTTATCAGATGATAAGCATATTACGAAAATTAGGTATCGAACCTCAGGCAATAGAGCAGCCACTTGATTTATCAATTCCTGAAAATAAAATGATGCTGGCTTTTTACTTGGCGGCACCTGAGGTTGAAAATGACAGGAGAGCTCTAAATACTTTTCATGGAATGAGAAGAGCTAAAAAAGAAGGAAGGTATATGGGGACAGCTCCTTTCGGATATGCAAATAAATCCAAAGAAGATGGAACCAAATACATTGCGCTTGTTGAGCCGGCAGCTTCTGTTATGAGATGGATATTTGAAGAGTTATCCAGAGGGATTTTTAATACAGAGCAGGTGTATCATCTTGCTGTAAGAAGAGGTTTCAAAAGAACGAAGAGTAACATGTGGGGATTAATTCGAAATCCAATTTACTGCGGTAAAATTTTTGTTCCCAAGTATAAAGATGAAGAAAGTAGATTAGTAACAGGTCAGCACGAACCTCTAATTTCTGAGGGATTATTTTATAATGTGCAGGATGTTTTAGATGGAAAATCACGCATTTACAGGCCAAAAATTAAGACTATAGTGGAATTTCCACTCAGAGGTTTTTTTATTTGTCCAAAATGCCAGAAGAAGCTACAGGGAAGTAAATGTAAAGGCAGACATAAACACTATTACTATTACCACTGCGAGGCTAAGTGTAAATATCGAATTAATTCAGAAACTGCCAATAATCTGTTTATTGAAAATCTTGAAAAATATAAACCTATTGCCGAAGTAAAAAAACTATATACTTCTTTATTGTATGAAACACATCGTGAGTTGGCAGATAACGCAAGAGAGAGAAAAAGAAAGCTTGCTGAGCAAATTAAAGATTATGAAGTAAGGCTGGGTAATGCAAGAGATCTTTTGTTATCGCTAAAAATTGATCCAGAAGATTATAAAATGATGAAAGACGACTACGGTGAACGAATTACAAACCTTGAAAGGGAATTGTCTGAGGTGGTCAATGATAAGCACAGTATTGAAGAGCTACTGAATAAAGGGATTGAGAAGCTTATAACGCTTAATGATACTTATGTGGATAGGGATTTAGCAGATAAAAGAAGTCTAATTGGTTTAATTTACCCCGAAAATTTTACAATTCGCGAAAACAAAATACAAACCGCTAGAGTGAACAAAATTATTGAGTCTATATATTTGATTAACAATGAATTGAAGTGCAAAAAAAATGGGACAAAAGATGATTTTCATCTTTTGTCCCGTAGAGTGACCTCGACTGTAGCCAAAAATAAAACATCAAATAAAATTTAA
- the traN gene encoding conjugative transposon protein TraN: MKNSNWLMMVMLVLTALSGYSQYNIEKKMLLREQFENLQIGYSKTTSIIFPYPIKSVDRGSYNVLIQKAKGVENVLLLKAGQKNFIQTNLTVVTTDGKLYVFVLNYNEECPDLNFKVDNSIGLNNEILFSLENENQKTIEQYADLALYKTKKIYGLKRERFGIKLQLNGLFIHQNAIYLRLILENTSSMNYDVDQLRFFICDQKKSKRTASQEIEIFPLLTSSVISTISDQSEVTAVFALPKFTIPEKKYLTIQLIEKNGGRQVQLDIKNSDLNKVEILN, from the coding sequence ATGAAAAATAGCAATTGGTTAATGATGGTGATGTTGGTTCTGACAGCTTTATCGGGGTATTCACAGTATAATATTGAGAAAAAAATGTTATTGAGAGAACAATTTGAAAATCTTCAGATAGGCTATTCAAAAACGACTAGTATTATTTTTCCTTATCCTATTAAGAGCGTAGACAGGGGCAGTTATAACGTTTTAATTCAAAAGGCAAAAGGAGTTGAAAATGTATTATTGCTTAAGGCGGGACAGAAAAATTTTATTCAAACTAATCTAACAGTTGTGACCACGGACGGGAAGCTGTATGTTTTTGTTTTGAATTACAATGAGGAGTGCCCTGATTTGAATTTTAAAGTAGATAATTCAATTGGTCTAAATAATGAGATTTTGTTTTCCCTTGAAAATGAAAACCAAAAGACAATAGAACAATATGCCGATTTGGCCTTATATAAAACAAAAAAAATATATGGACTGAAACGAGAAAGGTTTGGTATTAAACTTCAGCTCAATGGATTATTTATCCATCAGAATGCAATCTATCTTAGATTAATATTGGAAAATACTTCGAGTATGAATTATGATGTTGATCAACTTCGTTTTTTTATTTGTGACCAAAAAAAGTCAAAAAGAACAGCATCACAGGAAATTGAAATTTTTCCATTGCTAACTTCTTCGGTCATTTCAACAATTTCGGATCAGTCTGAGGTTACCGCCGTTTTTGCACTGCCAAAATTTACAATTCCGGAAAAGAAGTATTTAACCATTCAACTAATTGAAAAGAATGGGGGAAGGCAAGTTCAACTTGACATAAAGAATAGCGATCTAAATAAAGTTGAGATATTGAATTGA
- the traM gene encoding conjugative transposon protein TraM, whose product MEKKTLSFKELKKRKMLLMLPLITLPFITLLFWSFGGGRTIARSEPNKIKTGFNADLPVPNFKDDKDLDKMSYYDKAASDSIKLLEEMKKDPNYSNEITEENPLEDRNDGEMRLNDFRKEKTALNSTSFKPRNEEKVYQKLKALQKLVNQSSSDPYNDQDMGEFENKRLSSSESSDMNKLEQMMSTMSQSREPDPELKQLGGMLENILDIQHPSRVEERIKQSAENKKGAVLTVDRLNMENTITSLERKGSYQNAYSETNSFYSLDEDAGQNERQNSIEAVVHESQIIVSGSIVKLRLSNDVNIGQMIVPKNSFLFGTAAISGERLQVKINTIKYKNSILPVELSVYDMDGIAGIYIPGAINRDVAKASADRSIQSLGLSGLDDSWKAQAAELGIEAAKSLVSKKVKLVKVVVKAGYQVLLYDEKQKNLK is encoded by the coding sequence ATGGAGAAGAAAACATTATCATTTAAAGAATTAAAAAAACGCAAGATGCTTTTAATGCTTCCATTGATCACCTTGCCATTTATTACCCTTTTGTTTTGGAGTTTTGGTGGAGGAAGGACTATTGCAAGATCAGAACCTAATAAAATAAAAACAGGCTTCAATGCCGATCTTCCTGTTCCAAATTTCAAAGACGACAAGGACTTGGATAAGATGAGTTATTATGACAAGGCTGCTTCAGACTCGATAAAACTACTGGAAGAGATGAAAAAAGATCCTAATTATTCCAATGAAATCACTGAAGAAAATCCTTTGGAAGACAGGAATGATGGGGAGATGAGATTAAATGATTTTCGAAAAGAGAAAACAGCACTAAACTCAACTTCTTTCAAACCACGAAATGAAGAGAAGGTGTATCAAAAATTAAAAGCATTGCAAAAGCTGGTAAATCAGTCTTCATCCGATCCGTACAATGACCAAGATATGGGAGAGTTTGAAAATAAAAGGCTGTCTTCGTCAGAATCAAGCGATATGAATAAGCTAGAGCAAATGATGAGCACTATGAGTCAGTCCCGGGAGCCAGACCCTGAGCTCAAGCAATTGGGAGGCATGCTGGAGAATATACTAGATATACAGCATCCTTCGCGGGTTGAGGAGCGAATAAAACAGTCAGCTGAGAATAAAAAGGGAGCTGTTTTAACGGTTGATAGGTTAAATATGGAAAACACTATAACATCACTAGAAAGGAAAGGAAGTTATCAAAATGCATATTCAGAAACCAATTCATTTTACTCCCTTGATGAAGATGCAGGTCAAAATGAAAGGCAGAATTCAATTGAGGCTGTGGTTCACGAATCTCAGATTATTGTCAGTGGCTCCATAGTTAAACTTAGATTAAGCAATGATGTCAATATTGGACAAATGATAGTTCCTAAAAATAGTTTTCTGTTTGGAACGGCGGCAATCAGTGGGGAGCGTCTACAGGTTAAAATCAATACCATCAAATATAAAAATTCCATTTTACCCGTAGAGTTATCTGTTTATGATATGGATGGAATTGCAGGCATTTATATACCAGGTGCTATCAATAGGGACGTAGCTAAAGCTTCGGCTGATCGTTCCATTCAAAGTTTGGGATTATCCGGTCTTGATGATTCCTGGAAAGCCCAGGCCGCAGAACTCGGTATTGAGGCCGCAAAAAGTCTTGTGAGTAAGAAAGTAAAGTTAGTCAAGGTGGTCGTAAAAGCCGGATACCAAGTTTTGCTTTACGATGAGAAACAAAAGAATTTAAAATAA